The following proteins are co-located in the Silene latifolia isolate original U9 population chromosome 1, ASM4854445v1, whole genome shotgun sequence genome:
- the LOC141606959 gene encoding uncharacterized protein LOC141606959, whose product MPDHYGDNSRRKGSGKKASGGDVEGPTPASAPCGACKFLRRKCTSGCIFAPHFGTDQGAARFAAVHKVFGASNVSKLLLHIPMNRRHDAVVTISYEAQARLSDPVYGCVSTILALQQQVATLQAELATVQNQVVNSRLAVANALQSTNNGFEIMQVPHQQPAFSNNNSSASNNFLNMNSTFNNNAPTTYDFAPVPDNSAAPSSHSFELLQLSKPSQNEEDDDEEISRNHFAFANQIMHHR is encoded by the exons ATGCCGGATCACTACGGGGATAACAGCCGTCGTAAGGGGTCCGGGAAGAAAGCAAGTGGAGGGGACGTGGAGGGGCCCACCCCGGCCTCTGCCCCATGTGGTGCTTGCAAGTTTCTTAGGAGGAAGTGTACGAGCGGCTGCATATTTGCACCTCATTTCGGGACTGACCAAGGGGCGGCTAGGTTTGCCGCCGTTCACAAGGTGTTTGGAGCTAGTAATGTCTCTAAGTTATTGCTCCATATACCTATGAACAGGAGACATGATGCTGTTGTCACCATCTCTTATGAAGCTCAAGCTCGGCTTTCAGACCCCGTTTATGGTTGTGTTTCCACCATTCTTGCCTTGCAACAACAG GTGGCGACGCTACAGGCGGAGTTAGCAACGGTTCAAAATCAAGTGGTAAACAGTCGATTGGCAGTCGCAAATGCGCTACAAAGCACAAACAACGGATTTGAAATAATGCAAGTTCCTCATCAACAACCAGCATTCTCCAACAATAATTCATCAGCTTCAAACAACTTTCTAAACATGAATTctaccttcaataataatgccCCTACAACTTATGACTTTGCACCTGTTCCTGACAATTCTGCTGCTCCTTCTTCCCATAGCTTCGAGCTTCTGCAACTTTCTAAACCGTCTcaaaatgaagaagatgatgatgaagaaattAGCCGCAACCATTTCGCTTTTGCCAACCAAATCATGCATCATAGATAA
- the LOC141606973 gene encoding histone-lysine N-methyltransferase SUVR3 produces MRGNTEAASNQKQKQKQKQSKAQFLEIADIIIPWLTPSEVSTISSTCTTLSHLSKHTTAVRSSDASRSFEAHPIPFINTLDQHPYAFFLYTPTCLIPPLPFSRQFWGFSFTNNPNPIPHSHFTDFGGLGCHCLDNCRIGTDCHCCVLGFDGDADVVTECGPNCRCSSTCGNRVTQSGVTLKLNIVRVPNKGWGLFANQFISSAQFVCEYAGELLTTQEARRRQKLYDERAKSGHFCSALLVVREYLPSRKACFRINIDATNIGNVARFINHSCDGGNLTTVLVRSSGNVIPRVCFFTCRDVQEGEELSFRYGDVRVRPQGLPCTCGSSNCYGILPSEHT; encoded by the exons ATGAGGGGAAACACAGAAGCAGCATCAAATCAAAAGCAAAAGCAAAAGCAAAAGCAAAGCAAGGCACAATTCCTAGAAATCGCAGACATAATCATCCCATGGCTAACCCCATCGGAAGTATCCACCATATCCAGCACCTGCACCACCCTATCACACCTCTCCAAACACACCACCGCCGTCCGATCTTCCGACGCTTCTAGATCCTTCGAAGCCCATCCTATTCCTTTCATCAACACCCTTGATCAACACCCCTACGCTTTCTTCCTCTACACCCCCACCTGCCTTATCCCTCCTCTTCCCTTTTCCCGCCAATTCTGGGGCTTTTCTTTTACTAATAACCCTAACCCTATTCCCCATTCTCATTTCACTGATTTTGGAGGTCTTGGCTGTCATTGTCTGGACAATTGTCGAATTGGGACTGATTGTCATTGTTGTGTGTTAGGGTTTGATGGTGATGCTGATGTGGTGACTGAGTGCGGTCCCAATTGCAGGTGTTCCTCCACTTGTGGGAATCGGGTGACTCAGTCCGGTGTTACTCTCAAGTTGAATATTGTTAGGGTTCCTAATAAGGGTTGGGGTTTGTTTGCCAATCAATTTATTTCTTCTGCCCAATTCGTCTGCGAATATGCAG GTGAACTATTGACTACTCAAGAGGCAAGGAGGCGACAGAAATTGTATGATGAACGTGCAAAAAGTGGCCACTTTTGTTCTGCCCTTTTGGTGGTACGAGAGTATCTTCCGTCAAGAAAAGCATGCTTCAGGATCAACATTGATGCCACCAATATCGGCAATGTAGCACGTTTCATAAACCACTCATGTGACGGTGGCAATCTAACGACAGTACTAGTTAGAAGTTCAGGCAATGTAATACCCCGGGTTTGCTTCTTTACATGTAGAGATGTACAGGAAGGTGAAGAGCTCAGTTTTAGGTACGGCGATGTGAGAGTCCGACCACAGGGCTTGCCCTGTACCTGTGGCAGCTCTAACTGTTATGGTATCTTGCCCTCAGAACATACCTGA
- the LOC141606970 gene encoding cyclin-B1-2-like — translation MAEGTKAIQHEIGGVYTDALRFGFHGVKSDILEVHPLQSSAINLKKTEEDMNKKVLANTYGSAFPLKLDLDRQILTRFQRPPGPIPSSMLGLEAYTGSLDDIGFEDYLNDPRDSETNRIPDMHHGMEVRLGLSKGPVCPSFI, via the exons ATGGCGGAAGGAACAAAGGCTATCCAGCACGAAATCGGCGGAGTTTACACCGACGCACTTCGCTTCGGCTTCCATGGCGTCAAGAGCGACATTCTCGAAGTTCATCCTCTTCAATCTTCCGCCATTAAC TTGAAGAAGACTGAAGAAGATATGAACAAGAAGGTTCTAGCTAACACTTATGGCTCCGCTTTTCCGCTTAAATTGGACCTTGATCGCCAAATTCTCACTAG GTTTCAAAGACCACCTGGACCAATTCCATCATCGATGCTTGGCTTGGAAGCATATACTGGATCTCTAGATGACATTGGTTTTGAAGATTATTTGAATG ATCCACGTGATTCAGAAACCAATCGGATTCCTGATATGCACCATGGTATGGAGGTTCGCCTAGGCCTATCCAAAGGACCAGTCTGCCCTTCTTTCATCTGA